The genomic interval GCAGTAAATGGTGTGTGATAGCGGGTACATGGTGATCCGGATCGTGGCTTACATACAGGAGGGTTGCAATTTCATTCTTGGCAATCAGCTGAGCCGCCTGCAAAACCATCGATGTGTTGTGATCATCAAGTCCATGACAGGGTTCATCCAGAAGCAGGAGCTCAGGGCGTTTTATCAGGGCCCGCACAATCAGGGCCACCCGCTGAATCCCGAAGGAAACCTGCCGCATTGGTTTCGTCAGAACATCATCTATTCCAAAAAGTCTTGACCACTCCCGGGCTTCGTCTATCTGGATATCCTTCGGCCTGTCATAGAGGCCAAGAGTATCAAAAAAACCGGAAAGCACCACACTCATAACCGGAATCCCCATAAGCTGACGCATATGCAGAGCAGCAGAAACATGGCCGATCTGCTTTTTAATCTCCCAGACGCTCTCACCGGTGCCTTTGCGCCTGCCAAAAAGGTAGAGCTCCTGTCCGTAAGCCTTGGGGTTATCGCCGTTTACAAGCTCCATCAGGGTTGTTTTACCGGCGCCGTTGGGGCCGGATATCTTCCATGCCTCTCCGGACAAGACCTTCCAGTTGACATCCCGCAGTATAACCTCGTTCCGGTAGGAGACATTAATCTGCCTCATGTCCAAAAGAGGTCTTCCTTTGGTTCTTTCTTTTTCTTTTTCCATACCGTTTTCCCGGCGGCGCCGGATCTTCTCCCACAGCCCGGCTTTTTCATTTCCCGGAAGATCCGCTTTGTCAAATTTCTTATCCGTAAGCGCGGCAGATAGTTCAATAAGCTGGTCCGTATATTCCGGCGCCTCCCTGCGCCGTCCTGTTATAATGACCAGGGCGCATTGTGCCAGCAGATGCTCAAGCAGATCGGTTAACTCCTTACGGGCTTCAATATCCAGGCCGTCAAAGGGGTCATCGAGTATCAGCAGCAGCGGTTCGTCGATAAGGGCATGCATAATCAGGACTTTTCTCAGTTCACCGGAAGAGAGTGCCCGCAGTCCACGATTCAGCAGGGAATTCAGACGAAAACGCTGCATAAGGCCGTGATACTGCCGGGGCAGATTCCCGCGTATGCCAAGATATTCTCCCACAGGACGCCCCAGATCCGGGGCGCCGCCGTTGAGGTCGCTCTCATCCCGGCGTTTTTCCGCCTCTAAAAGATACAATCCCGTTTCAAAAGAGACGGACTCGGTCCTGGCGTTGAGTTCCGGTGCTGCGTCCCGTGTCCCGCCGAAGGGGATTACCTCGCCTGCCAGCAGGCGGCTGTACCAGGTTTTCCCGCTGCCATTGGGCCCGTACAGGACTGTACATCTGCCGAAACGTATATCACAGTCGGGAAAACTGTGTTCACCTCCGGCAGCTGCAGTTAATACGATGTTCCGTACCGAGACTAATAGATCATCCTGTTTCATCGCTTCAAAGTAGATCACAGGTTGTAAAAATACTGCAAGCGTTTTTGTTGCGTATTATGCACCTATTGCTTGTTATTTATGCAATATTTTCAATATTGACAGAGACAATTCTTGGTCGTATGCTTGACGAGTACATAAATCCAAGCTGAGAAAAGGTAGAAAATATGAACTATTTTAATTCACTTCCCCTGCGCAGACAGCTCGAACAACTGGGTACCTGCGATTTTATGGATCCTGCAGAGTTCTCCGGAGTGGAAAAACTCAAGGGTAAAAGGATCGTTATCGTAGGCTGTGGCGCCCAGGGGCTTAACCAGGGACTAAATCTTCGGGATTCCGGCCTGGATGTCTCCTACGCTCTCAGGGCAGAGGCCATCAGCAAGAAACGGCAGTCGTTTATTAATGCCACCGAAAACGGTTTTGCAGTGGGTACCCACAACGAAATGATTCCCCAGGCCGACCTGGTTGCCAACCTTACGCCGGACAAGCAGCATTCTGCCGTCATCGATACCGTAATGCCTCTTATGAAAAAGGGTTCCGCCCTGCTCTACTCCCACGGTTTTAACATTGTGGAAGAGGGCAAGAAGATCCGCGACGACATTACCGTTATTATGGTTGCTCCCAAATCGCCGGGTTCAGAAGTCAGGGAAGAGTACAAACGGGGATTCGGGGTTCCCACCCTGATTGCCGTACACCCGGAAAATGATCCGAACGGTGAGGGCCTTGAACTTGCCAAGGCCTATGCGGCCGGAACCGGCGGTCACCGTGCTGGAGTACTGAAGTCCTCCTTTATTGCCGAGGTTAAATCAGACCTTATGGGAGAACAGACCATTCTCTGCGGTATGCTCCAGACCGGGTCCATCCTGATCTTCGACAAGATGGTGGAGAAGGGAATCAAAGAGGATTACGCCTGTAAGCTGGTTCAGTTCGGATGGGAAACCGTTTCAGAAGCCATGAAACACGGCGGTATTACCAACATGATGGACCGCCTTTCCAATCCTGCAAAGATCAGGGCTTTTGAACTTTCCCAGGAATTAAAGGAAATCATGACCCCCCTGTATCGGAAGCATATGGACGACATCATGTCAGGCAAGTTCAGCTCCACCATGATGGAGGACTGGTCCAGGGATGACAAGGATCTCCTAACTTGGAGGGAAGAGACCAACAACACCGGCTTTGAAAGGACCGCCACCGGAACCATGGAGATAAGCGAGCAGGAGTACTTTGACCACGGAGTACTGATGGTGGCGATGGTAAAAGCAGGAGTAGAACTGGCGTTCGAAACCATGATCTCCTCGGGGATTAAAGCCGAATCTGCCTATTATGAGTCCCTCCACGAGGTCCCCCTCATTGCAAACCTGATCAGCAGAAAAAAGCTTTATGAAATGAACAAGGTAATTTCTGATACAGCAGAATACGGCTGTTATCTCTTTGCCAATGCCTGCGTTCCCCTGTTGCAGGACTTCATGAAAAAGATCGATTCTGATGTTGCGGGAAAAAGCTATAAGGGCGGCAGTAATGATGTCGATAATATTGAGCTTATTAAGGTCAACAGGGAAATCAGAAACCATCCGGTGGAGACTGTCGGTGCAAAACTGCGGGGATTCATGACCGCCATGAAGAGCCTGCGCTAACAGCAGCGCAGGCTTTCTACTTTCAGGGGGCCGGTATCAGGCCCCTTCGACTTTTCGCTCTCTGGTGTAGAGGCTTAGTTCAGTCTCTTCGACCAGTCGAACCCGTGCTGCTATTCCAGCGGGGTCAAGTTCAAATTCCGTCAGCAGTTCTTCCCGTGTACCCTGGGCATAAAAGGCGTCAGGAAGCCCGTAGTAGCTGAAACGGCAGTTCAATTGGCGTTTCAGCACTATGGAGGCTATGGTCTCCCCTATACCGCCGATGCGTGCGGAATCTTCGATACAGATTACGTTGGTATAAGAATCAAGGATCTCCGCGAGATACTCCTCATCCAGAGGCTTTATAAAGCGCAGATTATATATGTCGCAGTATAGACCTTCCTCTCTAAGTTCGGCCGCAGCGGTACGGGCTTCCTTTAAAATACCGCCGGGAGTTATCAGCAGGGTGTTGGATGGCCCTTCGCTAAGGAGCCTTCCCCTCCCCGTCTGCCAGGGAACAGCCATGTCATCACAACTCAGGGCTGACGCTTTCGGGTAACGCAGCATGCAGGGGCCGTTAAGGCTGAGGGCATAATCCATGGCAGCGGCCATCTCCTGCCTGCAGCCGGGTGCAATTATCGTCATACCAGGAACAGACTTGAACAGCGCTATATCGTAGAGTCCCTGGTGGGTTTCTCCATCGTCCCCAACCAGGCCCGCCCTGTCCATGGCAATAATAACCGGCAGCCCTGGTAAGGCTATATCGTGGAAAACCTGGTCTACTGTACGTTGCATAAAAGTCGAATAGATAGCAACAACAGGACGACACCCGGCTCGTGCCTGACCTGCGGCGAAAGCGACAGCATGCTCCTCGGCAATCCCTGCATCAAAAAACCGATCAGGAAAACGCTCCTGAAAATTGTGCAGACCGGTCCCCTTGGACATGGCCGCCGTTATGGCAGTAATCCGCGAATCCGATTCCGCGTATTTAACTATGCTGTCGGAAAAAGCAGCGGTAAAAGAGTAGGAAGCCCGCTCCGTCAGCTTTCCGTCTTCTATGGTAAAAGGAGCTATACCGTGGAAAAGGGTTGGATTTCCCTCCGCATGTTCATATCCCCGGCCTTTTTGAGTCACCACATGCACAACCGTGGGACGTCCGATCTTTTTTACCTCTTCAAATACCTCTTTAAGTTTTGAGATACTGTGCCCGTCGATAGGTCCCACATATTCAAAACCGAGATCAGAGAAGATGCTCTCTTTGTAGAGAACTGCTTTAAAGCCCTTACGAATACGGACACTCAGGTCAAAGAGTTTCATACCTATAACAGGCAACCCTTTTATCCCCTGATCAAACTTTTCGCGCAGTTTCTGGTAGCGCTTTGAAGCAAAAAGCCGGCTTAAATAGTTGGAAAGCAGCCATTTGCCGCTGACGGTAAGGGCCCCGACATTCTTGCTGATAGACATGGTGTTATCGTTCAGAATAACGATGAGCTGCTTTTTCAGGTGTCCTGCGTGATTCAGAGCCTCAAATGCCATTCCGCCGGTCATGGCTCCGTCCCCGATAATCGCCACGACGGCACCTTCTTCTCCGCTTACGTCCTGCCCGGTAAGCACCCCCAGGGCCTCGGAAATCGAGGTTGAAGCATGTCCGGTTTCCACAATATCGTGGGGACTCTCACTGTTTTTCGGAAATCCGCTTATACCGTCTTTCTTGCGTATACTGTCGAAACTTTTGTTCCGCCCGGTCAGAAGCTTATGGGTGTAACATTGATGTCCAACGTCCCAGATCAGTTTATCCTTCGGCGATTCAAAGGCCAGGTGCAGGGCCATGCTCAGTTCAACAGCGCCGAGATTGCTGGCCAAATGGCCGCCGTTTCTGCTGACAACGTCTATAATACGTTCCCGGATCTCCTGGGCGAGTCGGGGGAGGCTCTTTTTTTCCAAATTACGAAGATCTTCAGGACCATTTATTTTATTCAACAGGGAATCTTCCATCAGGCTTCTCCAGTTAATGCTTCTTAAGATACGGCTACTCAGAGGGTGAGAAAAGTAAATTTATCATCTGGTTAATATATTCTAAAAGTAATCTTCTGCGGGCGTCATTGGAAAAAGAATACGCTGCGCTCATGGACGCTGGTTCTTCAGGCAGGGTCTCCTCCGGGATTTCAGCAAGAGCCTCAGGCAGAAACTCCTCTTCCGGGACAGGTGGAACATCCTGTTCGGTCTGTTCCGCAGCTTCCTTCTGGCGGACGAGGTCTTCATTGCCTATAACCTGTCCATCGCCTCTGCTGAAACTGGAATATACCAGAACAGAATCCGCAAGATCGTCAAAGGCTATTCTGCCCTCATCGTTCAGGTCCCGCAGGTTTGCCCAGCCCTCTATCTCTACGCGCTGTACAGCCCGGTCTATTCGCGTTTCCCTGCTGCCCTGAAGAAAGAAACTTCCCGCCGGACCGGTTTGTACAATTCTGGCTCCTATACGGGTCGAAAAGGTAGTTTCCTCTTCCCCGTCTGCGCTAATCTGGTTCATGGAATCACTGGAAGGAAGAAAATTAAAGAGCCCGTCACCCTCTCCACCGGTAAAGGTAAGGGAAACACTGCCCGTGCTGCTGAAAGATGAGGTATATTGCATCGAAGTTTCGGATGTAATAGCTACCCCTACCAGATCTCCCACCTGAAGAGATCCGGCAGCGGTCAGATAGCCGGGGAAATCCGGGGGCACAAGACTATCAGCACCAGAATAGGTAGAAAATAGAATTAATGCTGATAGGAGGGCTGTCAACTGTTTCATATCGGAGAACCATCAAGGTTCGGGGATTGGCATCCCAAAGACGCACAATCCCTGTTTTACCTTGTTATTTCTTTTTGTGTCGGTTCTTCCGAAGCTTTTTTTTACGCTTATGGGTAGCAATCTTATGTCGCTTTCTTTTTCGTCCGCAAGGCACAGCAACCGGCTCCTTTCTTTACAGTTTTAGTATGTACCCAGACACATATGTCTCCATACGGTATAAAGATACATAAACTTGCGTCACTAAACAAGTTGTGTGGCAGTATGCAGGGTATTTGACATGGAAGTCAAGGCCTGAGGCAGGGTTTGTCGGAATTGTTATTGATGTTGAATTTCGCCCTTTATAGCTGTATGATGTCCCGAGTGGATAAAATCGTCAATACTATACCGGTCCGGTATACTGATTCCCGGATCAATGACATGATCCGTTCCGCATCTTCGCATACCAGCCTTTTGCCGCAGCATTTTAATCAGAATGAAGAGTTCTTCCTGAAACTGCCCCAGGAGATAGAGATTCCAAGCCTGCCGGTCCACCACGATATTCGTAAAGATACACCACAGGAGAGCTACCTGACGGCGCTTCGGCAGCTCATGGAAAATCTGATTGTCCATATTCCGGGGTTCTTCAGAGAGACGACATATTATTTTGATCCCGCCGAGGTCCTGCGTCCCTGTTTTTTTCAGGTTTTCCGTATAAACGACGTACCATTTTTGTACCTCGGAAGGCTTGATCTTAGTTTCCGGCCCCACGACGGCGAACTGCTTGACTCCGGGGGCAATGATCTGACACCCCGCTACCGTACCAGCAGAATCTACCTGGACTGTGATCTGATACCATTAAAGGATATCCTGCTGGAAGAGCGGAGAGTCAGCGGGTTTGTGGTAAAGCAGGTTATATCTCAGACCTGGATAGGCGAAACCGGACGGGGATATTTTGTTCAGGGAATCTGGATTGACCACGAGCTGACCAAATTCTTTTCCCGGCTTTTTGTCCCCGGGGAGACAAGCCTCTACCCCTACTACCCTTTTACCTGTAAGTACCGTTCGATCTGTCATGCCCTCATTGACAGTGATCCCGACGAACGGCGCCGCGGGGTGCCCCGTCTGCGTCGGGCCCTTGAGTTCCTGGAACCGGAGATAGATTCCATTCAAACCCAGCTGAAAAAGGAAGCCTTCAGTCCGGATTTACCGGTATTCTCCTCCCTTAAAAAGCAGGTACCCCCGCTCTGGAACGGCGTATGGCAGAATATCCGGGTTAAACGCTATCTGAATGAACACGACATGAAGGAGTTTGTGCTTGAAACTGCGACTTGAAGATATTCCCGGCATGCACATTACCATTATGGGCCTTGGACTGCATGGAGGCGGCGCTGCTGCGGCCCGGTTTTTCTCACGCCTTGGAGCACGGGTACTGGTTACCGATTTACGGACATCCGATGAACTTGCAAGTTCCCTGATCAGCCTTGAAGACCTGGATATAAGCTACCGTCTTGGAGAGCACCGGATGGATGATTTCTCCGGCGCAGACCTTGTTATTAAGAACCCCGCAGTTCCGCCGAACTCTCCTTATCTGCAGGCCGCGAAAGCCTTAAGCAGCGATATCGCGGTTTTCCTTGGACTCAGCCGCCGGGAGGTTTTTGCCATTACCGGCACAAAGGGAAAATCAACCACTGCCAGCGCCGTATATCATGTCCTTTCCAGGGACTTTCCGCAAACCGATCTTGGAGGAAACATCACCGTAAGCCCTTTAAGCTTTTTGCTTCGCGACATTAATAAGGGTGTTTTGCGGGAGAGCGATGCCCCGGTGGTGCTGGAGCTTTCCTCCTGGCAGCTGGCTGACTGTATTCCCCGGGAGGGCCTGAAACCCCGTTACAGCATGATCACCAATATCATGCATGACCATCAGAACCGCTACGAAAAGTTTGCAGACTATGTGGCAGACAAAGCCCTGATTTTTACAAACCAGAATGCAGATGATTTCTCCGTCTTAAACTATGATGATCCCTACGGACGGGAGTATGCGGAAAAATCCGGAGCAAAGGTACTCTATTTTTCCAATACCACCCTTCCCGATTCCCTGGAAGGAGGTTTTCTGCGTAACAAGACCGGCTTCCTCCGCTATGGCGGAAAAGAACTGGAAATCCTGCCGGAGAACCTTGGCATACCCGGGACCCATAACCGCCTGAACCTGCTGGCTGCGGCTGTTATGCTGCAGGCAGCACAGGTTCCAGCCGAAACGGTGCGGGAGGGTCTTGGTGAGTTCCGCGGGATTCCCCACAGACTGGAAAAAGTAGCCTGTATCGGCGGGGTCAGCTATGTTAACGACAGTGCCGCCACAATTCCCCAGGCAGCGGCAGCGGCTATCTCGAGTTTCGAGGCCCCGGTACGGCTGATTGCCGGGGGCACGGATAAGGACCTGGACTTTAGCGGCTTTTCCGATGCCCTGCGCCGGGTATCCGGGCTCTACCTGCTGGAAGGGAATGCCACGCTCCGGTTTGAAGCTGCCGCCTCCAAGGCGAATCTCCCTTACAAGGGTCCGTTTGATTCACTGAAATCTGCCCTTACGGCGGTACAGAGCGATGTCTGTCCTGGAGACGTGGTGCTGCTTTCACCGGGATGCGCCTCATTCGGCATGTTCCAAAATGAGTTCCACCGGGGAGACCTTTTTCGTGACCTTGTCCGTAAAATGTCCGCGGAATCGCCGAAACCGGCAAAAAACAGTTAGCGGCGAAGGCGTTTGTAGTAGATGTTCCGTGTGCCCTCTGCCAGCCGATACAGGGCATAGGCCCCGGTTCGGACAGGAAAATCCCAGCAGCCGGCACGGTTGACGATTTCTCCTCCAAACCCCGTTTTAAAGCGGTACAGACCACTCATGGGATGGTCCTTATCGTCAGAGGGGGAATCCCGTACAGATCGTAACTTTCACAGCCGTGCTGTTTTGCAATACGAATGGCCTCCCACTGCAGGAGATAGGTGGGCATTAGGTTTCTGTGCACAGAACGGGAGGCCCCATACAGATAGGTGGCGGAGGTGCCATGGAGGGCAATGATGTTCCCGGCTACCACATCTCCCTCTACTTCCGCGAGGAGCAGCCTGACCGAAGGGTTTTTCCGCTTGAGTCCCTCCTGAAAAACCTTGCGGTAATAATCATAGGAGTGAATACTGATGCCATCCCGCTCGGCGGTCTCCTGGTAAATTTCATACCAGGTTTCCAGGTCCCTGAGGCTGCCGCTGCGAACGATAACTCCCTTCTTCCGGGCCAGCCGTATATTGTAGCGGGTCTTTTTTTTCATATCCGCCAGGATCTCGTCTTCACTCTTTGTCAGAGATACAATGACTGTATCGGGGGGCTGAATATCTACCAGGGCCCGTCGGAAGGGAGATTCCAGATAACCTTTTCTGTCCTCTGCAGCCGACACCCGCCATGGAAGATCGAAACGGATGAAAGTTACATAAGAAGGCAGAGAAAGGGCCATGTTACGAGCAAAGAGGGCAAAAAAATGGGGTTCCACCTCGTTCATCGGACCGTGAGGTACATAGGCTATACCCTGCCTCAGAGGAAGTCGGCGCACCAGCACCAACAGGGGATGTTCGTTAAAGCTGAAGGCAAAAGGGGTCCAGCCGAAGTTCTCCTTTACTCTGCCCCAGTAGCCGGTCTGCAGCAGATTATCGTGAGCATCGAGTTCATCCAGAGAAACCGGTTCCATCATCGCGCCGGGCATAATCAGCCTACACTCCCCCTTGCCAGGCTCCGCGTCCGCACGGCTTTACCTGCGGCGGCGATTGCGGTAGAACCGATCATGACAGTGTTCTCCTCTACCCGCATGGGGGTGGAGAAGAAATCATCAATACTGATCCGTTTTGCCCCTTCGGAGGCAGGTTCCTCACCCTTCAGAGAAAGCCGGGTCCCGGACTCCACCCCGGGTAAAAAGAGCACTTCCAGCTCCTTTTCGCCCTCCGTGGAAGCTGCCAGAAGCATTCCCTCGCTCTTTATTCCCCTGAGTTTGGCTGGTTTCAGGTTGTAGACCAGCACGATGTGCTGCCCCTTAAGGTTATCGATACTATAGTGATCCACCAGGCCGGAGACTATCTGTCGATATTCTTCTCCCAGCTTAAGCTGAAGCACGTAGAGTTTATCAGCATTAGGGTGCTGTTCCACAGATTCTATCCGGGCTACCCGCAAATCCAGCCGCTTACGGAAAAAACCCTCAGGAGAAACTTCGGCCTTTTCTTTTTTTGCAGCCTCCCTCTCGGCCTGGCTGCCTGCAAAACGTTCCTTTAAGCCCTCGATAAAATCATCCTCGAGACGCTGAAAAAGGATCTCCGGTTTGGCGATTCTCTGGATACCTCCTGGAGTCCCCAGGGAATCCCAGGTAATCTGGTCAATTCCAAGCCATGCGGCGATCCGTTCCGATGTTTCCGGGATATACGGCGCAACCAGTACGGCGAGGTCCCGGATAAGATAGGTAAGGTCCTTCAGGAGCCGGGCAGCCTCGTAGGGGGCTTCAGTGCGGGTGCGCCAGGGTTCCCCGTCCTGAAAGGCCTTGTTACCCATGGAAGAGAGGGTAAAAATCTCCCGGAAGGCATCCCGAAGTTCCGCCCGCTCCAGATGGGCGGTAATTTCATCTTCATGCCCGGCAACTTTTTTCCAGAAAGCGGAATCGGATTCGGCCTCGGGAAGTTTTCCGTCGTAGAAGCGGTTAACAAAGGTAAGCGTACGGTTTACCAGGTTTCCCAGGTTTCCAATCAGCTCGCCGTTGACCTTCTCCTGGAAATCCTTCCAGGTAAAGAGGGCATCCGCCTTTTCAGGGCGGTTATAGTAGATATAGAAGCGCCAGACATCCGCCGGGATTCCCGTCTCCTTGGCGTCGGTGCCGAATACACCGATTCCCTTGCTCTTGGAGAACTTGCCGCTTTCGTAGTTCAGGTACTCCGTGGAGGACATATGGTGCAGCAGGGTCCAGTCTTCTCCGCTTCCCAGCAGGGAGGAAGGAAAGATTACCGTATGGAAAGGAATGTTATCCTTGCCGATAAACTGGAAAAGCTCTACGTTTCCCGGGTCCTTCCACCACTTTTCCCACTCATCCGTAAGAGTTGCAGTTATGGAGATATAGCCGATGGGGGCATCAAACCAAACGTAAAAGACCTTGTCTTCGTAGCCCTTCTTGGGGACCGGAATGCCCCACTTCAGGTCCCGCGTTATGGCCCGTTCCTTGAGGCCGTCCCGGATCCAGGAGTTGGTCATCTGTATTGCGTTGCGGGCCCAGAAACCTTTTACCGAAGCGTCGTTCATCCAGGTCTGAAGCCTGGGCAGAATCGCCGGCAGATCCAGGTACAGGTGATGGGTCTCCCGCACTTCGGGTTCGGCACTGCAGCTGCCGCAGCGGGGTTTAATCAGGTCAGTAGGGTCCAGCAGCTTGCCGCAGTTCTCGCACTGGTCTCCCCGGGCATCCTCGTATCCGCAGTGAGGACAGGTTCCCCGCACAAAACGGTCCGCCAGAAAACGCTGACAGCTGCTGCAGTAGAGCTGTTCTATACTGCCTTCTTTAATATAACCCTGGCGGTCGCAACCTTTAAAGACAGACTGAACAATCTCTGTCTGTTCCGGGGTAGATGTACGGCCGAACTTGTCAAAAGCGATATTGAACCATTTATAGATATCGTCGTGAATAACAAAATAACGGTCGCACAATTCCTTGGGAGAGACTCCTTCCTCCTGTGCCCTGGTCTCGGTGGCAGTACCGTATTCATCGGTTCCGCAGACATAGAGGGTTTCATAGCCTTTGAGACGACAGAAGCGGGCAAAAACGTCCGCTGAGAGTACCTGAATCAGGTTGCCCAGATGAGGGATATTATTTACGTACGGTAAGGCCGAGGTGATCAGTCTCTTCTTCATAGCTCACCACTATATGGAATTATAGCCGCCGTTGCAAGAGAAAGGGAAAAGTGCAAAACGGGCTTTAGTCAATCCCTTTTAAACTCCCTTGACGCTCGCAGCCCTGGGAAGTACCCTTTACCCTATGTGGTGTGTCTCAAAGCTGCGGAGAACCGGATACCGGTTTTGAGCTGCAGCGGGAAGACACGCACCAAGAAAACACAGGAGGTGTTATGTCGGACCGTAACCAGACACCGAAGGGCTTTCCCTTTCCGGTGCGGCCGAAAATGATAATGCTGGCGATTGTCGTACTGTTAATCGCCGGTACCGTCATGTCGAGCTTCTATGTAGTCGACCAGACAGAGCAGGCGGTGATTCTCTT from Marispirochaeta sp. carries:
- a CDS encoding ATP-binding cassette domain-containing protein, whose translation is MIYFEAMKQDDLLVSVRNIVLTAAAGGEHSFPDCDIRFGRCTVLYGPNGSGKTWYSRLLAGEVIPFGGTRDAAPELNARTESVSFETGLYLLEAEKRRDESDLNGGAPDLGRPVGEYLGIRGNLPRQYHGLMQRFRLNSLLNRGLRALSSGELRKVLIMHALIDEPLLLILDDPFDGLDIEARKELTDLLEHLLAQCALVIITGRRREAPEYTDQLIELSAALTDKKFDKADLPGNEKAGLWEKIRRRRENGMEKEKERTKGRPLLDMRQINVSYRNEVILRDVNWKVLSGEAWKISGPNGAGKTTLMELVNGDNPKAYGQELYLFGRRKGTGESVWEIKKQIGHVSAALHMRQLMGIPVMSVVLSGFFDTLGLYDRPKDIQIDEAREWSRLFGIDDVLTKPMRQVSFGIQRVALIVRALIKRPELLLLDEPCHGLDDHNTSMVLQAAQLIAKNEIATLLYVSHDPDHHVPAITHHLLLKPHEKGGYTAEVQKL
- the ilvC gene encoding ketol-acid reductoisomerase, translated to MNYFNSLPLRRQLEQLGTCDFMDPAEFSGVEKLKGKRIVIVGCGAQGLNQGLNLRDSGLDVSYALRAEAISKKRQSFINATENGFAVGTHNEMIPQADLVANLTPDKQHSAVIDTVMPLMKKGSALLYSHGFNIVEEGKKIRDDITVIMVAPKSPGSEVREEYKRGFGVPTLIAVHPENDPNGEGLELAKAYAAGTGGHRAGVLKSSFIAEVKSDLMGEQTILCGMLQTGSILIFDKMVEKGIKEDYACKLVQFGWETVSEAMKHGGITNMMDRLSNPAKIRAFELSQELKEIMTPLYRKHMDDIMSGKFSSTMMEDWSRDDKDLLTWREETNNTGFERTATGTMEISEQEYFDHGVLMVAMVKAGVELAFETMISSGIKAESAYYESLHEVPLIANLISRKKLYEMNKVISDTAEYGCYLFANACVPLLQDFMKKIDSDVAGKSYKGGSNDVDNIELIKVNREIRNHPVETVGAKLRGFMTAMKSLR
- the dxs gene encoding 1-deoxy-D-xylulose-5-phosphate synthase, with product MEDSLLNKINGPEDLRNLEKKSLPRLAQEIRERIIDVVSRNGGHLASNLGAVELSMALHLAFESPKDKLIWDVGHQCYTHKLLTGRNKSFDSIRKKDGISGFPKNSESPHDIVETGHASTSISEALGVLTGQDVSGEEGAVVAIIGDGAMTGGMAFEALNHAGHLKKQLIVILNDNTMSISKNVGALTVSGKWLLSNYLSRLFASKRYQKLREKFDQGIKGLPVIGMKLFDLSVRIRKGFKAVLYKESIFSDLGFEYVGPIDGHSISKLKEVFEEVKKIGRPTVVHVVTQKGRGYEHAEGNPTLFHGIAPFTIEDGKLTERASYSFTAAFSDSIVKYAESDSRITAITAAMSKGTGLHNFQERFPDRFFDAGIAEEHAVAFAAGQARAGCRPVVAIYSTFMQRTVDQVFHDIALPGLPVIIAMDRAGLVGDDGETHQGLYDIALFKSVPGMTIIAPGCRQEMAAAMDYALSLNGPCMLRYPKASALSCDDMAVPWQTGRGRLLSEGPSNTLLITPGGILKEARTAAAELREEGLYCDIYNLRFIKPLDEEYLAEILDSYTNVICIEDSARIGGIGETIASIVLKRQLNCRFSYYGLPDAFYAQGTREELLTEFELDPAGIAARVRLVEETELSLYTRERKVEGA
- a CDS encoding flagellar basal body L-ring protein FlgH; amino-acid sequence: MKQLTALLSALILFSTYSGADSLVPPDFPGYLTAAGSLQVGDLVGVAITSETSMQYTSSFSSTGSVSLTFTGGEGDGLFNFLPSSDSMNQISADGEEETTFSTRIGARIVQTGPAGSFFLQGSRETRIDRAVQRVEIEGWANLRDLNDEGRIAFDDLADSVLVYSSFSRGDGQVIGNEDLVRQKEAAEQTEQDVPPVPEEEFLPEALAEIPEETLPEEPASMSAAYSFSNDARRRLLLEYINQMINLLFSPSE
- the murD gene encoding UDP-N-acetylmuramoyl-L-alanine--D-glutamate ligase → MKLRLEDIPGMHITIMGLGLHGGGAAAARFFSRLGARVLVTDLRTSDELASSLISLEDLDISYRLGEHRMDDFSGADLVIKNPAVPPNSPYLQAAKALSSDIAVFLGLSRREVFAITGTKGKSTTASAVYHVLSRDFPQTDLGGNITVSPLSFLLRDINKGVLRESDAPVVLELSSWQLADCIPREGLKPRYSMITNIMHDHQNRYEKFADYVADKALIFTNQNADDFSVLNYDDPYGREYAEKSGAKVLYFSNTTLPDSLEGGFLRNKTGFLRYGGKELEILPENLGIPGTHNRLNLLAAAVMLQAAQVPAETVREGLGEFRGIPHRLEKVACIGGVSYVNDSAATIPQAAAAAISSFEAPVRLIAGGTDKDLDFSGFSDALRRVSGLYLLEGNATLRFEAAASKANLPYKGPFDSLKSALTAVQSDVCPGDVVLLSPGCASFGMFQNEFHRGDLFRDLVRKMSAESPKPAKNS
- a CDS encoding peptidoglycan bridge formation glycyltransferase FemA/FemB family protein; the protein is MSGLYRFKTGFGGEIVNRAGCWDFPVRTGAYALYRLAEGTRNIYYKRLRR
- a CDS encoding peptidoglycan bridge formation glycyltransferase FemA/FemB family protein gives rise to the protein MPGAMMEPVSLDELDAHDNLLQTGYWGRVKENFGWTPFAFSFNEHPLLVLVRRLPLRQGIAYVPHGPMNEVEPHFFALFARNMALSLPSYVTFIRFDLPWRVSAAEDRKGYLESPFRRALVDIQPPDTVIVSLTKSEDEILADMKKKTRYNIRLARKKGVIVRSGSLRDLETWYEIYQETAERDGISIHSYDYYRKVFQEGLKRKNPSVRLLLAEVEGDVVAGNIIALHGTSATYLYGASRSVHRNLMPTYLLQWEAIRIAKQHGCESYDLYGIPPLTIRTIP